A genomic window from Quercus lobata isolate SW786 chromosome 10, ValleyOak3.0 Primary Assembly, whole genome shotgun sequence includes:
- the LOC115964435 gene encoding uncharacterized protein LOC115964435, which translates to MSMGWLLVEADDWESKRARGMATPLIEFSDEDKLGTLQPHDDALVITLRIGGYNVKRVLVDQGSAMEVMYPDLYKGLKLKPEDLTAYDSPLVSFEGKIVTPKGMIRLPIQTGSNVVEVDFIVVDAYSPYIAIVARPWLHALGAVSSTLHQKVKYPSEGRVKQIIGNQAMARQCMMSAISQRPSIEPSTSAKNGL; encoded by the coding sequence ATGTCGATGGGCTGGCTCCTCGTTGAAGCTGATGACTGGGAGTCCAAGAGGGCTAGAGGGATGGCCACGCCCCTAATCGAATTCTCGGATGAGGACAAACTGGGAACCctccaaccccacgacgatgccctGGTCATCACGCTCAGGATTGGGGGATATAACGTGAAGAGGGTGCTAGTCGATCAGGGCAGCGCTATGGAAGTAATGTATCCCgacttgtacaaggggctaaaGCTGAAACCAGAGGACCTGACAGCATACGACTCCCCTTTAGTGAGTTTCGAGGGAAAAATCGTCACTCCGAAAGGCATGATTAGGCTGCCTATACAAACAGGCTCGAACGTAGTAGAGGTGGACTTCATAGTGGTAGACGCATACTCCCCTTACATCGCCATCGTAGCCAGACCATGGCTTCACGCCCTAGGGGCTGTGTCATCAACCTTacaccaaaaggtgaagtatCCGTCGGAGGGTCGAGTGAAACAAATAATAGGGAACCAAGCCATGGCTCGGCAATGCATGATGTCAGCCATCTCGCAACGACCGAGTATTGAGCCCTCCACCTCAGCCAAGAatggcttatag
- the LOC115962931 gene encoding NAC domain-containing protein 100, with product MENFSGVCKEEEQMDLPPGFRFHPTDEELISHYLYKKVIETSFSARAIGEVDLNKSEPWELPWKAKMGEKEWYFFCVRDRKYPTGLRTNRATEAGYWKATGKDKEIYRGKSLVGMKKTLVFYKGRAPKGEKTNWVMHEYRLEGKLSVHNLPKTARNEWVISRIFQKTSGGKKIHISGIVRLGTELDPSNLPPLMDSSPYTGKTQSVSESAYVPCFSNFMDAQRNQEGMMNSLNNSLSGVSSYRTDILPRIPISSSYYSAQTIPLSANQQFPGSVAMQDHSILRALLGNQGSNLRQSFKTEREMVNVSHETAMTTDMNAEISSVVSNLEMGRRPFDNQEAPSTSAGPADLDNLWSY from the exons ATGGAAAACTTTTCTGGGGTTTGTAAGGAAGAGGAACAGATGGATTTGCCACCCGGGTTTCGATTCCATCCAACTGATGAAGAGCTTATTAGTCATTACTTGTACAAGAAAGTTATTGAAACTAGCTTCTCTGCTAGAGCTATTGGAGAGGTGGATTTGAACAAGTCTGAGCCTTGGGAATTGCCAT GGAAAGCGAAAATGGGAGAGAAAGAGTGGTACTTTTTCTGTGTGAGGGACAGAAAATACCCAACTGGTTTGAGGACTAATAGGGCTACAGAAGCTGGTTATTGGAAAGCCACTGGAAAAGATAAGGAAATATACAGAGGAAAATCACTGGTTGGGATGAAGAAAACCCTTGTTTTCTACAAGGGTAGAGCCCCAAAAGGAGAGAAAACCAACTGGGTCATGCATGAATACAGATTGGAGGGTAAATTGTCAGTGCACAATCTCCCCAAAACTGCAAGG AATGAATGGGTTATAAGTAGGATATTTCAAAAGACTTCTGGGGGGAAGAAAATCCATATTAGTGGGATAGTGAGATTGGGGACTGAATTGGATCCTTCAAATCTTCCACCATTAATGGATTCTTCTCCATATACAGGCAAGACCCAATCTGTTTCTGAATCGGCTTACGTGCCCTGCTTCTCCAACTTCATGGATGCTCAAAGAAACCAAGAAGGAATGATGAATTCCCTCAACAATTCTCTTTCTGGAGTTTCCTCGTATCGCACCGATATTCTTCCAAGAATCCCAATTTCAAGCTCCTACTACTCTGCTCAAACCATTCCACTCTCTGCCAATCAACAATTCCCTGGCTCTGTTGCAATGCAAGACCACTCAATTCTTAGAGCCTTGCTTGGGAATCAAGGCTCAAACTTGAGGCAGAGTTTCAAAACAGAGAGGGAGATGGTTAATGTCTCCCATGAGACAGCTATGACAACTGACATGAACGCCGAAATCTCTTCGGTCGTATCAAATCTTGAAATGGGTAGGAGGCCATTTGATAATCAAGAGGCCCCATCAACCTCAGCTGGGCCAGCAGACCTTGACAATTTGTGGAGTTACTGA